In the genome of Drosophila yakuba strain Tai18E2 chromosome 3R, Prin_Dyak_Tai18E2_2.1, whole genome shotgun sequence, one region contains:
- the LOC26534708 gene encoding glutaredoxin domain-containing cysteine-rich protein CG31559, which produces MLKPNFKEKDLGKVVLYTTSMGIIRDTYTKCANVKQILRTLLVKFEERDVFMSVEYQAEMRQRMQSGQVRVPQLYVEGQHIGDAETVERLNESGELRQLLKPYKSMASTYTCQTCGGYRLLPCPSCNGSKKSVHRNHFTAEFVALKCMNCDEVGLVKCHNC; this is translated from the exons ATGCTAAAACCT AACTTCAAGGAGAAAGACCTGGGCAAGGTGGTGCTGTACACCACCAGCATGGGCATCATCCGGGACACCTACACGAAGTGTGCCAACGTGAAGCAGATCCTGCGCACCCTGCTGGTCAAGTTCGAGGAGCGGGACGTCTTCATGAGCGTGGAGTACCAGGCGGAGATGCGCCAGCGGATGCAGAGCGGCCAGGTGCGGGTGCCACAGCTGTACGTCGAGGGCCAGCACATCGGGGACGCCGAGACCGTGGAGCGGCTGAACGAGTCCGGCGAACTGAGGCAGCTGCTCAAGCCGTACAAGTCCATGGCCAGCACCTACACCTGCCAGACCTGCGGCGGCTACCGCCTGCTGCCCTGCCCCTCCTGCAACGGGTCCAAGAAGTCCGTGCACCGCAACCACTTCACTGCCGAGTTCGTGGCCCTCAAGTGCATGAACTGCGACGAGGTGGGCCTGGTCAAGTGCCACAACTGCTGA
- the LOC6537567 gene encoding glutaredoxin domain-containing cysteine-rich protein CG31559 — protein MVLATPPVSKGGNAGGLFMDQYQQYAAHCETADSGNGSDLESTGLPTKPDDSEESGPSSLGSDSMHGSSTEYVRQSASQPSGQRQRQKSMRVLGALLPDSLLRDIRDRRSTEYVVQFSQPVDEQKIQVPDKIPEKPSPFRLARESLSEEKIEELRAAVERANFVQTGEEALDSIDASSQSLPANSNIGGHRGNINYKYADDQYYSFHINEHENFGARSARSGDEADHSTGAGTGTEAGSVSGILTEQQDLFAGYRDVRCGASSTQSTIRSAKGTVRGVKNRVRNGIATFLQLQQQPNAKFPVMVAPCILEMSVRLLSILMLKDRKI, from the exons ATGGtgctggccacgccccctgtgAGCAAGGGCGGTAACGCGGGCGGCCTCTTCATGGACCAGTATCAGCAGTATGCGGCCCACTGTGAGACCGCGGACAGTGGCAATGGCAGTGACCTGGAGAGCACCGGATTGCCCACCAAGCCGGATGACAGCGAGGAGAGTGGCCCTTCCTCGCTGGGCAGCGACTCCATGCACGGCAGTAGCACGGAGTATGTGCGTCAGTCCGCCTCCCAGCCCAGTGGCCAGCGGCAGCGCCAGAAGTCCATGCGGGTCCTGGGCGCCCTGCTGCCCGACAGCCTGCTCAGGGACATACGGGACCGAAGGAGCACCGAGTATGTGGTGCAGTTCTCCCAGCCAGTGGACGAGCAGAAGATCCAGGTGCCCGACAAGATTCCCGAGAAACCCAGCCCATTTCGCCTGGCCCGCGAGTCGCTGAGCGAGGAGAAAATCGAGGAGCTGCGGGCAGCCGTGGAGCGGGCCAACTTTGTGCAAACCGGTGAGGAGGCGCTGGACAGCATCGATGCCAGTTCGCAATCTCTgccagcaaacagcaacatCGGCGGACACCGGGGCAATATCAACTACAAGTATGCTGACGACCAGTACTACAGCTTTCACATTAACGAGCACGAGAACTTTGGTGCGAGAAGCGCGAGAAGTGGCGACGAGGCGGATCACTCCACGGGagcgggaacgggaacggaGGCGGGCTCCGTGAGCGGGATCCTAACGGAGCAGCAAGACCTCTTCGCCGGCTATCGGGACGTGCGATGTGGAGCCAGTTCCACCCAGTCCACCATCCGATCGGCCAAGGGAACGGTGCGGGGCGTCAAGAACCGTGTGCGCAATGGAATAGCCACGTTcttgcagctccagcagcagcccaATGCCAAG TTTCCAGTAATGGTAGCTCCCTGCATCTTGGaaatgtccgtccgtctgttgTCCATATTAATGCTGAAAGATcggaaaatataa
- the LOC6537568 gene encoding uncharacterized protein LOC6537568 — translation MVGRRAIGLCFGILSLVVLATADQDRMSMLCSDDDTPACAQSRENGMYFLFANECDLRKAQRGNLMNGPLYDVTLRFCFPSCEFECSSRYQPVCGISSKSGERKTFRSRCEMLRTACLSRSDWMVHRWGVCPKANTVPQNSQKPPVPVPCTRVYRPVCAMYAGVKSTFSNECLVNAENIKTQRNWRIVSEGLCGEDSTKMKHSRKQKPKAKPKSDAERTKRSHGGRRLSTQAEDFQIPEDAVEIYAPSTFHTQFISQSGAMEKSYSLPARKPYVVAPPKSKWRVPTKSCVFGNEPVCGSLRGQSRTFSNVCELMEFSQKIGKAWTISHHGACRRCDKSCPTVYQPICATRNGINHTIVNECYLERVRCKDPKSIWKLSHVGECPKPVGNPSPMSYTGKSRPTSVVPSVLYGKSATTPRNRFRKPLRRSTTTRAPSTPYKIRSLAKTNFTVPSPSLEANNRKIRKIELAAAGFGGFGASSGSNYLGSEEDAFWSSNDSWLVRKTLDNVKGLLGKKPTSFKKAHGEKFPLPYWMAPPRQTSATSTTTAAPPAKLPAILSRASTELLNLDIGNTASVYEEDEHELLLMLTTKKGTTSTTPPPEPSTTAAPSSTEPSTTELPTSVAIVSSSAEPDSEESTTDFDETTDPTDSSTSAARQSSTTEADEMNSQTTGSEPTTTVASDKLATTTLSADYAADESISESSGQTSIYGLDKNSLIMRLLRARSNQNVFI, via the exons ATGGTCGGGCGAAGGGCGATTGGTCTCTGTTTTGGAATACTCTCACTTGTGGTGCTCGCCACTGCTGACCAGGATCGGATGAGCATGCTCTGTTCCGACGACGACACCCCTGCCTGCGCCCAAAGTCGCGAAAATGGCATGTACTTCTTGTTCGCCAACGAGTGTGACCTTCGAAAGGCCCAGCGGGGCAACCTCATGAATGGCCCTCTAT ATGACGTTACCCTCCGCTTCTGCTTTCCCAGCTGCGAGTTCGAGTGCAGCTCCAGATATCAGCCAGTTTGTGGGATCAGCTCAAAGTCCGGGGAACGGAAAACCTTTAGGAGTCGCTGCGAGATGCTGCGAACCGCTTGCCTCTCCCGGTCGGACTGGATGGTCCACCGATGGGGAGTGTGTCCCAAGGCCAACACGGTGCCCCAAAACAGTCAGAAGCCACCAGTGCCCGTGCCCTGCACCAGGGTCTATAGACCTGTGTGCGCCATGTACGCCGGTGTCAAGTCCACCTTCTCCAACGAGTGTTTGGTGAACGCGGAAAACATCAAGACCCAGAGAA ATTGGCGCATCGTTTCCGAGGGCCTTTGTGGCGAGGACAGCACCAAGATGAAGCACAGTCGCAAGCAGAAGCCGAAGGCCAAGCCCAAGTCGGATGCGGAGCGCACCAAGCGGAGCCACGGAGGCAGAAGGTTGTCCACTCAGGCGGAAGACTTCCAGATACCGGAGGACGCCGTCGAGATCTACGCTCCCTCGACCTTCCACACGCAGTTCATCAGCCAGTCGGGCGCCATGGAGAAGAGCTATTCGCTGCCCGCCAGGAAGCCCTACGTGGTGGCACCCCCCAAATCCAAGTGGCGGGTCCCCACAAAATCCTGCGTTTTCGGAAATGAACCCGTTTGCGGGAGCTTGAGGGGCCAGAGCCGCACCTTCTCCAACGTGTGTGAACTCATGGAGTTCAGccaaaaaatcggaaaag CATGGACCATTTCCCATCATGGAGCCTGTCGCCGCTGCGATAAGAGTTGTCCCACAGTTTATCAACCAATTTGTGCCACCCGAAACGGCATCAATCACACAATCGTAAACGAGTGCTATTTGGAGCGAGTGCGCTGCAAGGATCCCAAGAGCA TTTGGAAGCTATCCCACGTTGGTGAGTGCCCCAAGCCAGTCGGCAACCCATCCCCAATGTCTTACACTGGCAAAAGTCGCCCAACGTCTGTGGTGCCAAGTGTTTTGTATGGAAAGAGTGCCACCACACCACGGAACCGCTTCCGGAAACCATTGCGTAGGTCCACAACCACCAGGGCTCCCAGCACACCATACAAGATACGGTCCTTGGCGAAGACAAATTTCACGGTCCCTTCGCCTTCCCTGGAAGCCAACAATCGCAAAATACGCAAAATCGAGCTGGCCGCTGCGGGATTTGGAGGTTTTGGTGCGTCAAGCGGGTCAAATTACCTGGGCTCTGAGGAAGATGCCTTCTGGTCCTCCAATGACAGTTGGCTGGTGCGCAAAACTCTCGATAATGTCAAGGGCTTACTTGGAAAGAAGCCTACTTCCTTTAAGAAGGCGCACGGTGAGAAATTCCCACTGCCCTATTGGATGGCCCCACCAAGGCAAACAAGtgccaccagcaccaccacagcTGCACCACCAGCTAAACTTCCAGCTATTCTTAGCAGGGCATCCACGGAGCTATTAAATTTGGATATTGGAAACACTGCCAGCGTCTACGAAGAGGATGAGCACGAGCTGCTGCTCATGCTAACCACTAAAAAGGGCACCACCTCAACCACCCCACCACCAGAGCCCAGCACCACTGCAGCGCCCAGCAGCACCGAACCTTCAACCACTGAATTGCCCACCAGCGTTGCCATTGTCTCTTCCTCCGCGGAACCGGACAGTGAAGAATCCACCACTGACTTCGATGAAACCACTGATCCAACGGATTCCAGCACCTCAGCTGCAAGACAGTCTTCCACCACAGAGGCCGACGAGATGAACAGCCAAACCACGGGGAGTGAGCCCACAACCACCGTGGCCTCCGACAAGTTGGCCACGACCACTTTGAGTGCTGACTACGCGGCGGATGAGTCCATTTCCG